The sequence below is a genomic window from Bacillus sp. (in: firmicutes).
AAAAAATATAAAATAGCACCAGGCAACGAGGAAATGCCTACCCCAATTGGGACATTTATTGTAAACGATAAGTCTAAGTCTTGGGGGGGCGGCTTTGGCACGCGTTGGTTAGGTTTAAATGTTCCGTGGGGTATGTATGGCATACATGGCACAAACAAGCCATGGCTGATTGGCAAAAATGTCAGCAGTGGTTGCATTCGCATGCACAATGAGGATGTTGAAGAATTATTTGAATTAGTAAATGAAGGAATAACAGTTCAAATTGACGGGCCAATTACAGGGTTTGGCAAAGGAGAATATAAAAATCTATCCCTTGGATCAAAAGGAAATTTAGTACTTTTAATACAACAGCGGCTAAAGCTAATGAAGTACTATCATGGTGAAGTGAACGGAATTTTTGATGAGGAGACGGAAAAGGCCGTAAAATCCCTCCAGGTGGCAAATGATTTGCCAGCAACGGGGGGAATTATGGAACGGGAGTATATATTATTAGGGATTTTAGAATAAATATGGGGAAACGATTCATATTTGCTACAAGATTTTTACAAAAAAAATTTCTTGTCCGCGGTCACTAGAAGGCGTAGTAGTGCCCGGAAGAAGGGGAAAAGTCTTACCCCGGTCACTAGAGGGGTTAACTAGTGACCGAAGGAATGAAAAAAGGCCTGCCTCGGTCACTAGAAGGCATAGCTAGTGCCCGAAAGGAGGAGAAAAGTCTTGCCCCGGTCACTAGAGGTGTTAACTAGTGCCCGAAGGAATGAAAAAAAGCCTGCCTCGGTCACTAGAAGGCATGGCTAGTGCCCGAAGGCAGAGAAAAGGTCTTGCCCCGGTCACTAGAGGACAAAGCAAGTGCCCAAAGCTATTAATAACAAATAATATATAGGCTACATGCTAGGACTATTTTTAGAATGAATGTAATAAGTGGCATTACCATGCCCTTGTGGAATAAAATTAGTTGAAAGGATTCTTCTAATAGTTTTTTTGGATTTAATAATTTTGCACCATTCCTGAATAGAATTTGTAGTAATTTTCCTTTCTGGGAAAAGAAGCTTGTACTCCTCAACACTTCGCAAAACTGCAGCATCAATATTTTCCATACAGCCACACTTGCTACATACAATTAATCTCGACAAAGTTTGTGAATCACTAAAAATTGATTGGCAACTTCCACAAATGATTCCTTTTCTTAATTGTTCATATTTATAGTCCAGCAATCGTATGTAAGGTGATTCTTTAAGTTGCTTGGATAATAGTTGATTTGCCAACTTTGTCAGTGAATCCCGAGGCTTTGAAGTTGGTTTCATATTGAGTTTGTCCATAAATCGGTTAATTTGGGTAGGGAAAATAATAGGTAGGTTTAATGGCGCTTGGTATAGATAAAAATTGTGGTTTACGAAGACGACGTAAGATTTAATTTGCATTTTAGATGGATTGTATCCAAGTTCTTGGAGTAATCGGCGGAATTGTGTTTCGCTGCGGTCAAGCTGATGTAATGGATTCGTTATTTCCTTCCCAGATTTTGAATACCACTGTTCATTTTCAATGTAATAATCATCATCGTAATTTTTGACTTCAAAAAGGTAAGTGCCTTCATTGGAGAGTAATGTCGAATCAATTTGAAAAACAGTGTTATTTATTTCAAACAATAAGTCATTAAGAACAATCCAATCATCTGATAAATCCTTTAACCATTCATCGAATTTTGTTTCTCCCTCATAGCCTTTTTCAAGGCGAAAGTATTGATTTGCATCTTTATCAGATAACTTGGCTCGTGAATGTAAAAATCTCAGCAGCTGTAATTCCGTGGACTCAAAGCGGGGTTTCAAAATCATTACTATCTTCTCCTTTATTTTTTTGTCTATGTATTTATTTTACGGAAAATTCAAGACACTTACAAGAGCTACAAAGGGTTACTCTTGTATGTTAATGGCAAAAAACTTTAGCAAATAGTTAAGCTATTTAAAGGGATAATAATAATAAATCATATGGTGATGAGAATAGTCCAATAATAGTCATGGGGTGTTACAATGGATCAAGAAATGAGCTATGGAAGTGATTATAAGTTTATTCCGGCTACTTCGATAGGAAGTGGGCTAAGTATACAAGTGTTGCCAGATTTGTTTTGTCATACGGTTCAAATAGTCAATATTGTGTTTGTAGGT
It includes:
- a CDS encoding L,D-transpeptidase family protein, which gives rise to MRNSRGAVGIVIMIILLAVITAAKTYAETFEEMHIKVDLWRQELYLFKGDTIVKKYKIAPGNEEMPTPIGTFIVNDKSKSWGGGFGTRWLGLNVPWGMYGIHGTNKPWLIGKNVSSGCIRMHNEDVEELFELVNEGITVQIDGPITGFGKGEYKNLSLGSKGNLVLLIQQRLKLMKYYHGEVNGIFDEETEKAVKSLQVANDLPATGGIMEREYILLGILE
- a CDS encoding NERD domain-containing protein — protein: MILKPRFESTELQLLRFLHSRAKLSDKDANQYFRLEKGYEGETKFDEWLKDLSDDWIVLNDLLFEINNTVFQIDSTLLSNEGTYLFEVKNYDDDYYIENEQWYSKSGKEITNPLHQLDRSETQFRRLLQELGYNPSKMQIKSYVVFVNHNFYLYQAPLNLPIIFPTQINRFMDKLNMKPTSKPRDSLTKLANQLLSKQLKESPYIRLLDYKYEQLRKGIICGSCQSIFSDSQTLSRLIVCSKCGCMENIDAAVLRSVEEYKLLFPERKITTNSIQEWCKIIKSKKTIRRILSTNFIPQGHGNATYYIHSKNSPSM